The genomic DNA TGGTGAGCCTGGAGATCGACGGCCGGTTTCCTCCCGACGCCGATATCTCGGCCGCATGGGACGCCGGACTGGCCACGTTCGCATAAAGATCCGGACACCGCGGAACAACAGGCCGACCGCGACGGTTCCCTGCGATCATGACCGACCTCCCGCTCCGCCTCGGTGTCATCGGCCTCGGCGCCATGGGCTCAGAGATGCTCGCGATCGCCACTGCGCATCCGGACGTCGCTGTGGAACTCGCGGCCGATCCCAGCGAATCCGCTATAGAACGCGCACGTATAGCGAATCCCACCGTGACGTTCACCAACGACCCGATGGCGGTCATCGCCCACACCGACATCGATGCCGTCTACATAGCAGCGCCTCCCACGACGCACGCACGCTATGCGATCGCGGCCATGGAATCCGGCAAGGCGGTCTTCTGTGAGAAGCCCTTGGCGGTGGACCTCTCAGAAGGCCAGCAGATGGTGGACGTCGCCGCCGCCACAGGTCTGGTCAACGCGCTCAACTACACGCTCTCCGACCGAAGCGCTGCGGTGGAGGTCCTCCGTGCGGTCCGCGCGGGGGAAGCCGGCGACCTGCTCAGCGTGGACATCCAGTTCCTCTTCCCGGAGTGGCCACGGGAGTTCCAGAAGGACGCCCGCTGGGTTGCCGGCCGAGAGCAAGGCGGCTTTCTGCGCGAAGTCGGGTCGCACTATGTGTTTCTCACGGACCGGGTCCTAGGACCGCTCACTACGGTCCATACAGAGGTCTCCTATGGAGAACACGGAGAGACCACGGCAACAGGGCTGTTCTCCGCAGGCGGAATCCCGGTACGGCTGACCGGAAACGTCGCAGCCGGTCCGGAGACCTACAGCTGGACCCTCTATGGTTCCCGGCGCTCCTACCGGATCACTTCCTGGGGCGACCTCTCTGTAGGCGATGCCACCGGATGGCAGCCGGTCACACTCTGTGGGCCGCGCGGTGGCGAGGACACCCGCCTCGCCGAGTTCGTCGGCACGGTCCGCGGTCGCGTTTCGACGCCGACGCTGGCCGACTTCGCCGCGGGATGGCGTGTCCAGCAGGCGATCGAGGCGTTCCACGCAGCGGGATAGCGAGAAATCTGTTTGCCGCGGCCACCGCGCGTCCGGACGATGAACCCATGCTGGCAACCCTGCTGCCCTTCCTCATCGCCTGCACAGCGGTCGCCGCGGTTCCCGGACAGAGCACGGCGCTGATCATCCGCCAGTCCATCCGCGGCGGGAAGCGCGCCGGGGTCGCGACCGTCCTGGGCAACGAGAGCGGGGTCTTCGTCTGGGGCTGCGCCGCGGCCTTCGGCTTCACCGCGCTGCTCGCGGCCTCGCAGCTCGCCTACGACGGCATGCGCGTCGTCGGCGCCTGCGTGCTGGTGTGGTTCGCCGTCCAGTCCTTCCGCTCCGCGCGGCGGATGAAGGGGGAGGACAGCACCGAGGATCCCGAAGAAGCCGACGGGGCCGCGCGGACCCGGGGACCGCTGTGGTCCTACCGCGCCGGGCTGCTGACGAACCTGGCCAACCCGAAGGCCGCGATCTTCGCGATGTCCTTCCTGCCGCAGTTCGTCCCGGCCGGCGCCCCGAAGCTGCCGACCATGGTCCTGCTGGCCGCGACCTGGGCCGTCTACGAGGTCTTCTACTACTCGCTCTACGTCTGGTGCGTCCAGCGGATGCGCGCGTTCTTCAGCCGGCGCCAGGTCCGCCGCCGCATGGAGCAGATATCCGGCACCGTCATGCTCGGACTGGCCGTGCGGATGGTCGTCGAGAACAGCTGACGGGTATCACCCGGGCATGACCGACATCGAGATCCGCCCGGCGACCCTGGACGATCTGGACGGCCTCACCCACGACAGCGCCGCGCTGTTCGCGGAGGACGGCATCACCCGGGATCGGCTGCGCGACCCGGACTGGCCCCGCGACAACAACCGCGCATGGTGCGCGGGGCTGATCGCCGCTCCGGACGCCCTGGTACTGGTCGCCACAGAGGAAGGCACAGTGGTCGGGCACTTGATCGGCACCTTCAGTCCGTCGTCCTCT from Catenulispora sp. MAP5-51 includes the following:
- a CDS encoding Gfo/Idh/MocA family protein, translating into MTDLPLRLGVIGLGAMGSEMLAIATAHPDVAVELAADPSESAIERARIANPTVTFTNDPMAVIAHTDIDAVYIAAPPTTHARYAIAAMESGKAVFCEKPLAVDLSEGQQMVDVAAATGLVNALNYTLSDRSAAVEVLRAVRAGEAGDLLSVDIQFLFPEWPREFQKDARWVAGREQGGFLREVGSHYVFLTDRVLGPLTTVHTEVSYGEHGETTATGLFSAGGIPVRLTGNVAAGPETYSWTLYGSRRSYRITSWGDLSVGDATGWQPVTLCGPRGGEDTRLAEFVGTVRGRVSTPTLADFAAGWRVQQAIEAFHAAG
- a CDS encoding LysE family translocator — encoded protein: MLATLLPFLIACTAVAAVPGQSTALIIRQSIRGGKRAGVATVLGNESGVFVWGCAAAFGFTALLAASQLAYDGMRVVGACVLVWFAVQSFRSARRMKGEDSTEDPEEADGAARTRGPLWSYRAGLLTNLANPKAAIFAMSFLPQFVPAGAPKLPTMVLLAATWAVYEVFYYSLYVWCVQRMRAFFSRRQVRRRMEQISGTVMLGLAVRMVVENS
- a CDS encoding N-acetyltransferase family protein; its protein translation is MTDIEIRPATLDDLDGLTHDSAALFAEDGITRDRLRDPDWPRDNNRAWCAGLIAAPDALVLVATEEGTVVGHLIGTFSPSSSMWTAARAELVSTHVAPSYRGQGIGGRMVEDFIAWGRERGAARLHVSAYTANSAAIRFYQRFGFTALSIELTLDVD